The sequence below is a genomic window from Deinococcota bacterium.
GGCTTGCCCTACGACCGCCCAAAGACCACCATGAACGACTGGCCCATGTGCCCCGCGTGCGCCCGCGAGTATCGTGATCCGCTCGACCGCCGCTTCCACGCGCAGCCCGTCGCTTGCCCGGCGTGCGGCCCACACTACTACCTTCAGACCGGTGAGCGCGTGGTGGATGGCGATGAGGCCGCCATTCGCGAGGCGGCCAGGATGCTTCGCCAGGGGGCTATCGTAGCGGTCAAGGGGCTCGGGGGGTACCACCTGGCCTGCGACGCCCGCAACCCCGCTGCCGTGGCGGCGCTGCGCGAGCGCAAGTTCCGCAAAGAGAAGCCGTTCGCGCTGATGGTCGCCGATATCGCGATTGCTCAGGCGCTGGTCGAACTCTCTCCTGAAGCCCAAGCGCTGCTCACCTCGGTGGCGCGCCCCGTTGTGCTGGCTCCCGCCAAGCTCGAGCTGCCCGGCATCGCTCCAGGTAACCCCGAATTCGGGGTGATGCTGCCCTATACGCCGTTGCATCACCTCCTCTTCGAAGGCGCCCCCAGCGTGCTGGTCATGACCAGCGCCAACCGCTCGAGCGAGCCCATCGCCTATCAGGATGAAGACGCGCTGGCGCGCCTGACCGGTATCGCCGACGCCTTTCTTATCGGGGAGCGGCCCGTCGCGCGGCGCGTCGATGACTCGGTGGCGCGGGCCTCGTGCTACGGGCCGGTGCTGCTGCGGCGTGCCAGGGGGTACGCGCCCGGCGCCGTGGCGACGCTACCGGTCTCGCGCCCCGTCGTGGCGCTAGGAGCCGACCTGAAAAACACCGTCACGGTCGTGGTGAACGGTCAAGCCTTTGTCAGCCAACACATCGGCGACTTAGAGCACTACGGCGCGTTCCAAGCTTTTCAAGAGACGATCCGTGATCTGACCCGCATGTACGAGCTGGCCTGGGACGACACTCTCGTCATTCACGACGCGCATCCGGAGTACCGCTCAACGCAGCACGCGCTCGAGCTCCCAGCCCCCAGGCGCGTCGCTGTGCAGCACCACCGCGCCCACCTCGCCGCGGTGCTGGCGGAGCGACAGGCTTGGGACCAGCGCGTGCTCGGGATCGCTTTCGACGGCGCCGGCTACGGCGATGACGGTGCCATCTGGGGCGGAGAGTTTTTCGTGGGCAGCCTCGCAGCGGGGCTTGAACGCGTCGCCCACCTGCGTTACGCCAAGCTACCCGGAGGGGACGCGGCAGCGCGCCACCCCGTCCAGGCAGCAGCGGGCTTTTTGGATGACCTGAGCGATGTACCCGACTTGACCGCGCCGCCCTTCTACTTCGGGGAAGGCTACGCTAAAGCCAAGGCGCTGCTTCATAAGGAGGTGCGCGTCTTCCCCACGACCTCGGTGGGTCGCCTTTTCGACGCCGCAGCCGCGCTCCTCGGTTTCACGCGGGCCATCACCTTCGAAGGGCAGGCGGCCATCTGGCTCGAGCACCTGGCCCGCAGCGCCCCAAACGCAGCTCCCTACCCGATGCCTTTCGTCCACGGCGTGTTGGACTTCCGTCCTCTACTGGAGGCGGTGCTGAGGGATTGTCAGCAGGGGCGTGACCGAGCCGAGATAGCCCGGGCGTTTCACGCCGGCTTGGCGCTGAGCGTGTTCCAGGGGGTGCTGCAACTCTGCGAGGCCAACGGCGTCGACGTGGTCGTGCTGAGTGGGGGCGTTTTCCAAAACGACTTGCTTCTGGGTGCGCTCAAGACTCATCTTGACACGACGTCGTTGCGTGTGTGGACGCCACGCGGCGTGCCGTCCAATGATGGCGGGGTCAGTCTAGGCCAGGCAGCCTTGGGGATATTCGCAACAAAGAGGGTTGAGGACCTTCCGGTGTTGTCAACTTGACTTTTGTTTGACTGAAGCTTCCTCATTCTGATGGATTCTGAGTCCGCCCTGCTCTGCCGCCTAAAGAGGCAGAAACGAGCAGGTTCTCAAGCCAATTATCACGGTAAAGTATGGCATTGAGTCTATGAGCCTCCTAGAGCTTGGCTCCAGGTGTTGCACTTCATATTTGAAGTGGCGCCGCCCTCTACAACTCCCTCATCGTCCCTAATCGCTACTCGAGCAGCAGGGCCTCGGGCGTCTCCAAAATCTCGATCACCCGGCTTGTGAACATCGCCGCTTCGGCCCCGTCGATGACGCGGTGGTCGAAGGACATCGACAAGTAGAGCATGTCGCGAGGGACGATCGAGTCGTCTGCTAGGACCACCGGTCGGCGCTTGATGCTGTGGACGCCCAGAATCGCCGCCTCGGGCACGTTGATGATGGGAAAGGAGAAGAGCCCGCCCAAGGAGCCGATATTGGTGATCGAAAAGGTGCCGTGCTTGATGTCGTCCTGAGCCAGCTTGCCCGCTCGAGCCTTTTCGGCGAGGAGGCTGATGTCCGCGGAAATTTCCAAGATGCTCTTCTTGTCCACGTCGCGGATGACCGGCACCACCAGACCCTGCTCGGTCGCGACCGCCACGCCCAGGTTGTAGTAATGCTTGTAGACGATCTCGTTTGATTTCTCGTCGAGGCTCGAGTTGATGACCGGGAAATCCCTTAGCCCCTGCAGCACCGCCTTCATGATGAAGGGCAAGAAGGACAGCTTGCCGCCGCGCGCTTCGGCCAGCGGCTTGAGCTTGTCGCGCAGGGCGACGAGTCCGGAGACGTCGGCCTCGTCGACGTGCAAGGTGCGCACCGCCTGCAGGTGCGAGGCGACCATCTGCTTGGCGATCGCCCGGCGCAGGCCGCGCACGGGCACGCGCTCCTCGAGCGCCTGGTAGTCCGCCGGGCTGGTGTAGAGGACGCGCCCGAAGTCAGAGCTGGGGGCTTCTGTGGCGGCTTCTGTGGGCCTGCCCGCCTCGGCAAAGGCGCGCACGTCGTCGACGCGGACGCGGCCGTTGGGACCGCTGCCCGGCACCTCTTCGATAGCGAGCTCGAGCTCTCTGGCCAGCTTGCGCGCGGCGGGCACCGCCAGCACCCGGCCGAAGGGGCCTCTGGCGGCCTCGGGTTTCGCAGAAGCTCGAGGCTTCTCGGCGACCTGGGCGTCGCCCTGGGGGACGCCGACAGGAGCAGCGCCCTTAGCAGCAGCATCCTTGGCAACAGCGCCCTTGGCAACCGCACGCCGCACCGAGATGGCCTCCTCGGTGCTGGCCTCCATCGCCTTGAAGAGGCTCAAGCTGTCGCCGTCGTCCTCGTCGTCACCATTCCCACGGCCGCCGCCCCCTTCGACGATGCTTCTCTCGTCATCCTTGACCTCGGGCTGGTTTTTGGGCTCGGTTTCGGTGACGGGTTCCCTTTCGGCCTGCGGCGAGGCGGCGCCGTCGCCGAAGCGCGCGATGGGCGCGTTGACCGGCACCACCTCGCCCTCCTTGGCAAGCTGCTTTTCGAGGACGCCCGCGTAGGGGCTGGGCAGTTCCACCGTCACCTTGTCGGTCATCACCTCGACGATTGCCTGGTCGCGCTCGACGGTGTCGCCTTCAGCGACCAGCCACTTGACGATCTCGCCCTCGACGACGGACTCGGCGAGTTCGGGAAGTAGAAATTCCTTGGCCATGCTTCCTCCAGAGGCAATTCAACATTGAAGATTGAAAATGTTAAATTTTGAATCTTCAATGTTGAATCTTCAATTAGTAATCGAGCACCCTCTGCACCGCCCGCAGGATGCGGTTGACGCTCGGCAGATAGTCGCGGTCGTGGGCGTAGGGGTAGGGCGTGTCGAAGCCCGAGACGCGAGCGACTGGGGCGAGCAGGCTGTCTAAAATCTCCTCGCCGATGGTCGCCGCCACCTCGCTCATGAAGCTGGCGGTCTTGGGCGCCTCGCTGACGAGGACCACCCGGCCCGTCTTGGCGACGGACTCGAGCACGGCGGTCTTGTCCCAGGGCATCAACGAGCGCAGGTCGAGCACGTCGGCCTCGAGGTCGGCTCTGGCGAGTTCCTCGGCGGCCTTTATGGTCTCGACCATCATGCCGCCGTAGGAGATGAGGGTGAGGTCACTCCCCTCGCGGCGCTTGGCGGCCTGGCCCAGGGCAATGGTGTAGTCCTCGCCCGGCACCTCTTCCTTGATGGCCCGGTAGAGGCGCTTGGGCTCCATGAACATGACCGGGTCGTCGTCGCGGATGGCGGTCCGGAGGAGCCCGGCGGTGTCGTAGGGCCTGGACGGATAGACCACCTTGAGCCCCGGCGTGTGGGTGAAGAGCGCCTCGGGGCTCTGCGAGTGGTGATGGCCGCCGCGCACCCCGCCCGCCGAGGGCAGGCGCAGCACCATCGGCGCCGAGAACTGCCCGCCCGAGCGGTAGCGCAGCTTGGCGGCTTGCGAGACGAGCTGGTCGAAGCCGGGATAGACGTAGTCGACGAACTGGATCTCGGCGACGGGCCGGAGGCCGTGTGCCGCCATGCCCACCGCCGCGCCGATGATGGCCGCCTCGGAGAGCGGCGTGTCCATGACCCGGTCGGGTCCGTACTTGTCGAAGAGCTTTTCGGTCGCCAAGAAGACGCCGCCGCGCTTGCCCACGTCCTGGCCCATCACCACCACGTGAGGGTCGCGGCTCATCTCCGCGTCCAGGGTGCGGACGATCGTCTGCACCATGTTTTGTACTGCGTTTTGTACTGCCACAGCTTCCTCCATTACCGGTACGTGCCGGCGCTGTTGCTCGTCTCAATCGCCCTTTTAATCGCCCTTCAGCTCTCGCTGCTGCTCGGCCAAGTTCCACCAGGGCTCGGCGTAGACGTCCTCGAACATCGACTCCGTCGGCCAGGTGCCCGCGTTCTCCGCCTCCTCGGCGGCCTCTTGCTGCACGGCCTTGATCGAGGTCTCGAGGTCCTCCCCCCAGGCGTCCTCCCAAATCCCTTGTCTGCGCAAAAAGAGCTCGAAGCGCTTCAAGGGGTCGCGCTTC
It includes:
- a CDS encoding alpha-ketoacid dehydrogenase subunit beta; translated protein: MVQTIVRTLDAEMSRDPHVVVMGQDVGKRGGVFLATEKLFDKYGPDRVMDTPLSEAAIIGAAVGMAAHGLRPVAEIQFVDYVYPGFDQLVSQAAKLRYRSGGQFSAPMVLRLPSAGGVRGGHHHSQSPEALFTHTPGLKVVYPSRPYDTAGLLRTAIRDDDPVMFMEPKRLYRAIKEEVPGEDYTIALGQAAKRREGSDLTLISYGGMMVETIKAAEELARADLEADVLDLRSLMPWDKTAVLESVAKTGRVVLVSEAPKTASFMSEVAATIGEEILDSLLAPVARVSGFDTPYPYAHDRDYLPSVNRILRAVQRVLDY
- the hypF gene encoding carbamoyltransferase HypF, with product MMTAFNIFVRGVVQGVGFRPFVYRMAQAQGLKGWILNAEEGVKIHLEGPLAALETFLSELKTHPPPAAHIADIHVETAEPQGFETFTIHESEKRDRPTVRISPDLPSCQACLRELFDPSDRRCGYPYLNCTDCGPRYTILLGLPYDRPKTTMNDWPMCPACAREYRDPLDRRFHAQPVACPACGPHYYLQTGERVVDGDEAAIREAARMLRQGAIVAVKGLGGYHLACDARNPAAVAALRERKFRKEKPFALMVADIAIAQALVELSPEAQALLTSVARPVVLAPAKLELPGIAPGNPEFGVMLPYTPLHHLLFEGAPSVLVMTSANRSSEPIAYQDEDALARLTGIADAFLIGERPVARRVDDSVARASCYGPVLLRRARGYAPGAVATLPVSRPVVALGADLKNTVTVVVNGQAFVSQHIGDLEHYGAFQAFQETIRDLTRMYELAWDDTLVIHDAHPEYRSTQHALELPAPRRVAVQHHRAHLAAVLAERQAWDQRVLGIAFDGAGYGDDGAIWGGEFFVGSLAAGLERVAHLRYAKLPGGDAAARHPVQAAAGFLDDLSDVPDLTAPPFYFGEGYAKAKALLHKEVRVFPTTSVGRLFDAAAALLGFTRAITFEGQAAIWLEHLARSAPNAAPYPMPFVHGVLDFRPLLEAVLRDCQQGRDRAEIARAFHAGLALSVFQGVLQLCEANGVDVVVLSGGVFQNDLLLGALKTHLDTTSLRVWTPRGVPSNDGGVSLGQAALGIFATKRVEDLPVLST
- a CDS encoding 2-oxo acid dehydrogenase subunit E2, with protein sequence MAKEFLLPELAESVVEGEIVKWLVAEGDTVERDQAIVEVMTDKVTVELPSPYAGVLEKQLAKEGEVVPVNAPIARFGDGAASPQAEREPVTETEPKNQPEVKDDERSIVEGGGGRGNGDDEDDGDSLSLFKAMEASTEEAISVRRAVAKGAVAKDAAAKGAAPVGVPQGDAQVAEKPRASAKPEAARGPFGRVLAVPAARKLARELELAIEEVPGSGPNGRVRVDDVRAFAEAGRPTEAATEAPSSDFGRVLYTSPADYQALEERVPVRGLRRAIAKQMVASHLQAVRTLHVDEADVSGLVALRDKLKPLAEARGGKLSFLPFIMKAVLQGLRDFPVINSSLDEKSNEIVYKHYYNLGVAVATEQGLVVPVIRDVDKKSILEISADISLLAEKARAGKLAQDDIKHGTFSITNIGSLGGLFSFPIINVPEAAILGVHSIKRRPVVLADDSIVPRDMLYLSMSFDHRVIDGAEAAMFTSRVIEILETPEALLLE